The following proteins come from a genomic window of Pirellulales bacterium:
- a CDS encoding mucoidy inhibitor MuiA family protein — translation MQSTEKTSPMVKSSPKRFALALAAGCAGVLVLALLARADDPVPAATVEPTKPAAKNAAEPATRGKIDEVTVYRGQALVTRLVDVPGPAGLREIVVTDLPERIEPGSIYAENADGVEVRSVLYRIRPVERDVRAEVRKLDDDIRATQDQLQTNAEQARVFTQQINYMDKLEQFTAPTASTELTKGVLNAETLKSLTAFQFDQRAAIAEKQLKLTFEARQLNDKLNTLNRQRDQLTSGSARSIREAVVFVQLKGDGGRMRLRYLVDGATWDPSYNVRTDAKHQGVVVEYNASIEQMSGEDWDGVAMTLSTATPSLVAKAPVLEPLTISLHQGIQLQAQGMGGGMAGAKGYFSAKKELDERRQQIEMSRNAVQFNGANTYSGATTINAGTLTLNGSSAQQAAPAAPQQDFDTTLNEVAQESQVLDLVSSAKVERKSKTALPSDTAGVTVSYQLATRTTLPSRSDRQLIQIASLTMKADLYKVAEPVLTSYVYDEASIVNDGKTVLLAGPVSTYVSGQFVGHGDLPTVAIGESFTIGLGIDSSLRAHRELLKKDESIQGGNRLVDFTYQLALENFGSAPATVRLLDRMPSAKESEVKLTLAEPGQQLSDDTRYEQQDRKKGLLRWDVKVPAQSIGPKMFTLDYQMQMEYDKQLSIASLPLTH, via the coding sequence TGTTGGCGCTGTTGGCCAGGGCAGACGATCCGGTGCCCGCTGCCACCGTCGAGCCGACCAAGCCGGCCGCGAAAAATGCCGCCGAACCGGCGACTCGCGGCAAGATCGACGAGGTGACTGTGTATCGCGGCCAAGCGCTCGTGACGCGATTGGTCGACGTTCCCGGTCCGGCCGGTTTGCGCGAAATCGTGGTCACCGACTTGCCGGAGCGGATCGAGCCGGGGAGCATCTATGCCGAAAACGCCGACGGCGTCGAGGTTCGCAGCGTGTTGTATCGCATTCGGCCGGTCGAGCGCGACGTACGGGCCGAGGTCCGCAAACTCGATGACGACATCCGTGCGACGCAAGATCAGTTGCAAACCAACGCCGAGCAGGCGAGAGTGTTCACGCAGCAAATCAATTACATGGACAAACTCGAGCAGTTTACCGCTCCCACGGCTAGCACCGAATTGACGAAGGGAGTGCTCAATGCGGAAACACTCAAAAGCCTTACGGCATTTCAATTCGACCAACGCGCCGCGATTGCCGAAAAGCAGTTGAAGCTCACCTTCGAAGCCCGCCAGTTGAACGACAAATTGAACACATTGAATCGCCAGCGCGATCAGCTCACTTCCGGCTCGGCTCGATCGATTCGCGAAGCTGTGGTGTTCGTGCAGCTCAAGGGAGACGGGGGGCGGATGCGGCTGCGCTACTTGGTCGATGGGGCCACCTGGGATCCGTCGTACAACGTTCGCACCGACGCCAAGCACCAGGGCGTCGTGGTCGAATACAACGCCTCGATCGAGCAAATGAGCGGCGAAGATTGGGACGGTGTCGCCATGACGCTTTCGACTGCCACGCCGTCGCTCGTGGCCAAGGCCCCGGTGCTCGAGCCGCTGACGATTTCGCTGCACCAGGGTATTCAATTGCAGGCTCAAGGCATGGGGGGCGGCATGGCTGGGGCCAAGGGCTATTTTTCCGCCAAGAAAGAACTCGACGAGCGCCGCCAGCAAATCGAGATGAGCCGCAACGCAGTCCAATTCAACGGCGCAAATACGTACTCCGGAGCCACGACAATAAACGCGGGTACGCTCACCCTTAACGGTTCCTCCGCCCAACAGGCCGCTCCGGCCGCTCCTCAGCAAGACTTCGACACCACGCTGAACGAAGTCGCCCAGGAATCGCAAGTGCTCGATCTGGTTAGTTCGGCAAAGGTCGAGCGGAAATCGAAGACGGCCTTGCCCTCCGATACGGCCGGTGTCACCGTCAGCTATCAATTGGCCACCCGCACGACGCTGCCCAGCCGGTCCGATCGGCAGTTGATCCAAATTGCTTCGCTGACCATGAAGGCGGATCTTTACAAGGTCGCCGAGCCGGTATTGACCAGCTACGTCTACGACGAAGCGTCGATTGTCAACGACGGAAAAACGGTCTTGTTGGCCGGCCCGGTGTCGACCTATGTTTCCGGCCAGTTCGTCGGCCACGGTGATCTGCCGACGGTGGCCATCGGCGAAAGCTTCACGATCGGCCTGGGAATCGATAGCTCGCTCCGGGCCCATCGCGAGCTGTTGAAAAAAGACGAATCGATCCAAGGCGGCAATCGGCTGGTCGATTTCACCTATCAACTCGCACTGGAAAATTTCGGCAGCGCGCCGGCCACCGTGCGGCTTTTGGATCGCATGCCGTCTGCCAAGGAAAGCGAAGTGAAGCTGACGCTCGCCGAGCCGGGTCAACAGCTCAGCGACGACACTCGCTACGAGCAGCAAGACCGCAAGAAGGGCTTGCTGCGCTGGGACGTGAAAGTTCCCGCTCAATCGATCGGCCCCAAGATGTTCACCCTCGACTACCAGATGCAGATGGAATACGACAAGCAGCTATCGATCGCCAGCCTGCCGCTGACGCATTGA